A genomic window from Nocardioides sp. BP30 includes:
- a CDS encoding histidine phosphatase family protein, translated as MALYLARHGATEWSEAGRHTSTTDLPLLPAGEESAKRLAPRLAGRRFERVLTSPRQRARRTAELAGFPDAVVDEDLVEWAYGSYEGITTAEIHEHDPGWSIWTGETPGGETPEQVAERLDRVIARVRALEGDTLAFAHGHCLRALAARWLGEPVAFGRFLVLGTATLSVLGDDRGQPAVVTWNS; from the coding sequence ATGGCCCTTTACCTCGCCCGTCACGGAGCCACCGAGTGGAGTGAGGCGGGACGGCACACCTCGACCACCGACCTCCCCCTGCTGCCCGCGGGGGAGGAGTCGGCCAAGCGGCTCGCGCCGCGGCTGGCCGGGCGGCGGTTCGAGCGCGTGCTGACCTCGCCCCGCCAGCGCGCCCGGCGTACGGCGGAGCTCGCCGGCTTCCCGGACGCCGTCGTGGACGAGGACCTGGTGGAGTGGGCCTACGGCAGCTACGAGGGCATCACCACCGCCGAGATCCACGAGCACGACCCCGGCTGGAGCATCTGGACGGGCGAGACGCCGGGTGGCGAGACGCCCGAGCAGGTCGCCGAGCGCCTGGACCGGGTCATCGCGCGGGTACGTGCGCTCGAGGGCGACACGCTGGCCTTCGCGCACGGCCACTGCCTGCGCGCGCTGGCCGCCCGGTGGCTGGGGGAGCCGGTGGCCTTCGGGCGGTTCCTCGTGCTGGGTACGGCCACGCTGTCGGTGCTCGGCGACGACCGCGGCCAGCCCGCCGTCGTGACCTGGAACAGCTGA
- a CDS encoding methylenetetrahydrofolate reductase, translating to MPEPIIAGEGGALLFSITPPKLSTTPEQAQDIADAVLRRLDGLDVDALVLYDIDDESDRNAEERPFPYLPTMDPARFLADHLGGWRRPAVVYRCVGKYDEEELAGWLAEQPADRVLGVFVGASSGTKEVRTSLAAAQKLRAEARPDLRLGGVAIPERGVEESQRMLRKQEAGCSFFITQVVYDASAAKSMVSDYLLACRERGATPVPVVFTLSVCGSVKTLAFLEWLGVDVPRWMRNDLAHAPDPLAVSFDQCLATARELAAFCERLGAPYGFNVESVSIRRTEIEASVRLAKALRH from the coding sequence TTGCCCGAGCCGATCATCGCGGGGGAGGGCGGCGCGCTGCTGTTCAGCATCACCCCGCCGAAGCTCTCGACCACGCCTGAGCAGGCGCAGGACATCGCCGATGCGGTGCTCCGGCGCCTCGACGGGCTCGACGTCGACGCACTCGTGCTCTACGACATCGACGACGAGAGCGATCGCAACGCCGAGGAGCGCCCCTTCCCGTACCTGCCCACGATGGATCCGGCCCGCTTCCTCGCGGACCACCTCGGTGGCTGGCGGCGGCCGGCCGTCGTCTACCGGTGCGTCGGCAAGTACGACGAGGAGGAGTTGGCCGGCTGGCTCGCGGAGCAGCCGGCCGACCGGGTGCTGGGCGTGTTCGTGGGTGCCTCCTCGGGCACCAAGGAGGTGCGCACCTCGCTGGCGGCGGCGCAGAAGCTGCGCGCCGAGGCCCGCCCTGATCTGCGGCTGGGCGGCGTCGCCATTCCCGAGCGGGGTGTCGAGGAGTCGCAGCGGATGCTGCGCAAGCAGGAGGCCGGCTGCTCGTTCTTCATCACCCAGGTCGTCTACGACGCCTCCGCCGCCAAGAGCATGGTGTCCGACTACCTCCTCGCCTGCCGCGAACGAGGCGCGACACCGGTGCCGGTCGTCTTCACCCTCTCGGTGTGCGGATCGGTCAAGACCCTGGCGTTCCTGGAGTGGCTGGGCGTCGACGTCCCGCGGTGGATGCGCAACGACCTCGCGCACGCTCCGGACCCGTTGGCCGTCTCGTTCGACCAGTGCCTGGCGACAGCCCGTGAGCTGGCCGCGTTCTGCGAGCGGTTGGGCGCGCCGTACGGCTTCAACGTGGAGAGCGTCTCCATCCGGCGGACCGAGATCGAGGCCTCGGTCCGGCTCGCGAAGGCGCTGCGGCACTGA
- a CDS encoding YbjQ family protein, with product MLVVTTNDLPGWEIDRVCGEVMGLTVRSRNAFSQLGAGFKSLVGGELKGMTQNLVNSRTEVMERMMQEARNRGGNAIVAMRFDTSEMGDVWTEICAYGTAVVAWPVTDGAHETARQLGYQL from the coding sequence ATGCTGGTAGTCACGACGAACGACCTGCCCGGCTGGGAGATCGACCGGGTGTGCGGCGAGGTGATGGGCCTCACCGTCCGCTCGCGCAACGCCTTCTCCCAACTCGGCGCGGGTTTCAAGTCGCTCGTCGGGGGCGAGCTCAAGGGCATGACGCAGAACCTGGTCAACAGCCGGACCGAGGTGATGGAGCGGATGATGCAGGAGGCGCGCAACCGCGGCGGCAACGCCATCGTGGCGATGCGCTTCGACACCTCCGAGATGGGCGACGTGTGGACCGAGATCTGCGCGTACGGCACCGCTGTGGTCGCGTGGCCGGTCACCGACGGCGCGCATGAGACGGCACGCCAGCTCGGCTATCAGCTCTGA
- a CDS encoding MFS transporter yields MTASAAAPPTAPGLARARRAAQVAFATQGLVYISLTARLPRFQDRWNLSDLGLSGLLLMMVLLAGVGSVAAENLAKRHPSGRLLRGGLVLIALALPVITTAPAMPIFVLGLALYGVALGAVDAGTNMQAVALEHAYGRPILPSFHGAWTLGGVIGAALALALGGAPLWADAFLLVVPLYAAAGALLPRVGAAVDVGIGGIPWRPILLVGLGMVLFYMVDTAVQTWGPIYLDDVFPTPHHLVALATFPYLLASLATRLAGDGLVTRHGVVRVLRVGAVVACAALAVVVFAPVWPVAVVGFTVLGAGVAVIAPLSFSAAATLAGGSQQRIDAVIARFNQFNYAGALLGSVMTGVFGSGTLRVGFAVPMVLILGMLPLARAFAADPGLRPR; encoded by the coding sequence ATGACCGCCTCCGCAGCCGCGCCGCCCACCGCGCCGGGGCTGGCGCGCGCCCGCCGCGCGGCGCAGGTCGCGTTCGCCACCCAGGGCCTGGTCTACATCAGCCTGACGGCTCGGCTGCCGCGCTTCCAGGACCGCTGGAACCTCTCCGACCTCGGCCTCTCGGGCCTTCTGCTGATGATGGTGCTGCTCGCCGGCGTGGGATCGGTCGCGGCCGAGAACCTGGCCAAGCGCCATCCCAGCGGCCGCCTGCTGCGCGGCGGCCTCGTGCTGATCGCTCTCGCCCTCCCGGTGATCACCACCGCGCCGGCGATGCCGATCTTCGTCCTGGGCCTGGCCCTGTACGGCGTCGCCCTCGGCGCGGTCGACGCCGGCACGAACATGCAGGCCGTGGCGCTCGAGCACGCCTACGGCCGGCCGATCCTGCCCTCGTTCCACGGTGCCTGGACGCTGGGTGGGGTCATCGGGGCGGCGCTGGCCCTCGCCCTCGGTGGCGCCCCGCTGTGGGCTGACGCGTTCCTGCTGGTGGTGCCGCTCTACGCCGCGGCCGGCGCCCTGTTGCCGCGCGTCGGTGCAGCCGTCGACGTCGGGATCGGCGGGATCCCCTGGCGGCCGATCCTGCTGGTCGGCCTCGGCATGGTGCTGTTCTACATGGTCGACACGGCCGTGCAGACCTGGGGCCCGATCTACCTCGACGACGTCTTCCCGACGCCGCATCACCTGGTGGCGCTGGCGACGTTCCCCTACCTGCTCGCCTCGCTGGCCACCCGGCTCGCGGGGGACGGCCTCGTCACCCGGCACGGCGTGGTCCGGGTGCTGCGGGTCGGCGCCGTGGTGGCGTGCGCCGCCCTGGCGGTCGTGGTCTTCGCCCCGGTCTGGCCGGTGGCTGTCGTCGGGTTCACCGTGCTCGGCGCCGGCGTCGCGGTGATCGCGCCGCTGAGCTTCTCGGCCGCCGCCACCCTCGCCGGCGGCAGCCAGCAGCGCATCGACGCGGTGATCGCGCGCTTCAACCAGTTCAACTACGCCGGCGCGCTGCTCGGATCGGTGATGACGGGTGTGTTCGGCTCGGGCACGCTGCGCGTCGGCTTCGCCGTACCGATGGTGCTGATCCTGGGCATGCTGCCGCTCGCCCGCGCGTTCGCCGCCGACCCGGGCCTCCGTCCCCGTTGA
- a CDS encoding MaoC family dehydratase: MSKINAGNFFEDFTLGQVIEHATPRTVTEGDRALYGALYPTRFAVPSSAEFAASVGLSAHPVEELIGFHIAFGKTVPDVSLNAVANLGYAECRFHRPVVPGDTLSTRSEVIGLKQNSNGRTGVVYVRSTATNQRGEVAIEWARWVMVHKRSAESPAPATVVPALAASVEPADLVVPAGLDFSSYDFAAAGEPHRHGDYEVGERIDHVDGVTLTDAEHMMATRLWQNTAKVHFNTEARPDGRRLVYGGHIISLARALSFNGLANAQLIAAINAGSHVAPAFAGDTVHAWSEVLDTAETPAPGVGALRLRLVATRGRDESMTLRDDQGAYADGVLLDLDYWALVPR; encoded by the coding sequence ATGAGCAAGATCAACGCGGGCAACTTCTTCGAGGACTTCACCCTCGGCCAGGTCATCGAGCACGCAACGCCGCGCACCGTCACCGAGGGTGACCGGGCGCTGTACGGCGCGCTCTACCCCACACGCTTCGCCGTACCTTCCTCGGCGGAGTTCGCCGCCTCGGTCGGGCTGTCCGCGCACCCGGTCGAGGAGCTCATCGGCTTCCACATCGCCTTCGGCAAGACGGTGCCGGACGTCTCGCTCAACGCGGTCGCGAACCTCGGGTACGCGGAGTGCCGCTTCCACCGGCCGGTCGTGCCGGGCGACACGCTCTCGACGCGCTCGGAGGTGATCGGCCTCAAGCAGAACTCCAACGGCCGGACCGGCGTGGTCTACGTCCGCTCGACAGCGACGAACCAGCGCGGCGAGGTAGCGATCGAGTGGGCGCGGTGGGTGATGGTGCACAAGCGCTCCGCCGAGAGCCCGGCGCCCGCGACGGTGGTGCCGGCGCTGGCCGCGAGCGTCGAGCCGGCCGACCTGGTCGTCCCCGCCGGGCTCGACTTCTCCTCCTACGACTTCGCCGCGGCGGGCGAGCCGCACCGGCACGGCGACTACGAGGTGGGGGAGCGGATCGACCACGTCGACGGCGTCACGCTCACCGACGCCGAGCACATGATGGCGACCCGGCTGTGGCAGAACACCGCCAAGGTGCACTTCAACACCGAGGCGCGCCCCGACGGCCGGCGGCTCGTCTACGGTGGCCACATCATCTCGCTGGCGCGGGCGCTGTCGTTCAACGGCCTGGCCAATGCCCAGCTCATCGCGGCGATCAACGCCGGCTCGCACGTCGCGCCCGCCTTCGCCGGGGACACCGTCCACGCCTGGAGCGAGGTGCTCGACACGGCGGAGACGCCGGCGCCGGGTGTCGGGGCCCTGCGGCTGCGGCTGGTCGCCACCCGGGGACGCGACGAGTCGATGACGCTGCGCGACGACCAGGGCGCGTACGCCGACGGCGTACTGCTCGACCTGGACTACTGGGCGCTCGTCCCTCGCTGA